CCTGAGCATCTTGTTCTGCAGGAAACCACATGCACATGGACCTGAGCAGCCCCCAGAGCAGCCAGGCCGGGCAGGGCTCCCAGCCCCCAGAGACTCCTCTCTTGCCAGGCCTCCAGGCTCCCAAGACCTGGCTGTCTTCATCCCAGACTCACGAGATTGAGGTCTATGTTTGCAGCAGCAGGAAGCACTTAGGGTGGGGCCTGAAGTGGGCTTCTCTGGACTCTAGACTGGCAGTGCTGGAGGGATCCATGATGTCACCCAGCCCTGGGGTTCAGAACCCCTGACATTGTATGAGAAGTGCTGTGTGTAATTTTGGGGGAGCGGGCACCACTCCATAGCTTTTACCAGGTTCCTGACGTTCAAGAACTCCTGGTCGAGTCTGGCCTCCAGTCTTGGCTGCACAGGGGACTTGGCGGAGCCTCCAGGTCCCCATGTCCAGTCCCAGCTCAGTGGAGGGCAATCTCCAGATTGTCAGCCTTCTGCAGAGAGGCTGTGAGCATGGAACCAGGAGGGGCCCCTCCCTGCCCaacacaggaagttctcccagaCAGCTAGCTGGAAACCCTACCTTTGCTGTATCTCCTCCCTGGGAATctagggagaggggagggaaaggggcagAAACACGGGCAGCTTTCCTTCTTCCTCAAAATCCTGAGACTTCTCTGACTCCCCTCCCAGCTCACACATACAACACCTCACTGAGGTGTGGTgggactgggggggggggggtcggaCTCCTGACTCAAGCTGCACCAGAGGCAAGGGACATCTGGCTCTCATCTCATTCTGAAAATTCTTGGCCTCCACATGGCAGAAGGACTGAAAGAAAGACCTAGAGACCCATCCCTGCTCACCCCCATATGCCTTgctatccccccacccccacccaggctgGTAGCAGCCAGGCCAGTAGGAGCTGTCACTACTCAGGAAGAGGCCCTGAGCTGGGCATAAGGGGGCCTAAAGAGGTTGGGGGGTGCCTCTCAGTCCCCTGCATGGAGTCTTCCTCCCTGAGAGGGACTGGCACCCAGGCCCAGGCTTATGGGGCAGGGAGCCCAAGGGCTAGCTAGGGCTGGGGCTGTAAAGAAGAGAGTCAGGGTGGGAGTAATGGATCCCTCCCAGGGCACCATACCTCCAAGCACTCCTATGGGTTTTTGGGGCGTGGGGGAGGCCAGGACCTACCCAGGaggctgccccacccccacctgtggCCTCTTCCACAACCGCAGCCTCCCACCCTCCTCACCCCGCCCGTCCCGGGAAGGAGGGGGCTCAGGGGGCCCCCAGGCTCGCCCAGACAGAGGGAGGGCGCCGCCTGCTCAGGAGGCCGGGCCGGGGTCCCAGCGGGAGGAAACCAGATGTTGCAGCGCCGCACAGCTGGGAACAATCAGCCGCGGAAACTCGCTCGGGCGCGCTCCCTCGCGCTCCGTCTCTGATCTCTTTGTGTCTCTGCGTCTCTGTCTCGGCCGCTTCCACCgggcacccccaccccaccccccacactccaaCCTCCCCTAGAGAACAAAAGCTGCCCCATCCCCCGACGCCCCCACCTCTGGCTTCCCCCAAACTCGGGCTCCCCGCCCTTCCCAACTTGCGTCCTCACCCCAAAGCGACCCCAAATTTTCCAGGTGCCCTCTTAGCATCCGCTCAGAATGCCCCGGGCTCCGGGCACGGCAGCCGCCCCCAGCCTCGGGGACCCGGAGAGCCTGGCACCCCCTGCACCTGGGGGCCCTCCGACGGCCCCGCCTGCGCCCCGCGCCCCCGAGCGCCAGGCCCGCGCCTACCTGCCCGGGTCACTCCGCCGCCCGCTCCGAGTGCGCCCGCCGGAGCCGCCCCTTTGCCCGCTCCGAGCCCCCCTCCGGGCCCCCGACGGGGCCGGCGCCCGCCCTCCAGCCCCGGATCCGCTGGGTCCTAACGCGAGCGGCGCCGCCCAAGCCGCCACACCGCGCCGCGCCCTCGGGGCTTCGGCCCTCGGCTGCGGGACGCCCCGGGGGGAGGAGGCGACCCCGGAGCCAGCCGGCCTCACACGCGTGCAGCGCCCCACACGGTGCCAGGCGCCTTCTCCTCATCAGCTCGGGTCCTCACCCGGGCTGTGCGGTGGGCGAAGCCCGGCTCTGCCTCGGCTGCTCCCAGCTTCCAGGACGCCCCCGCGCCTGGTTGTCCTCCGCCTCTCCAGCTCGGCCTGCTGGGGCTCCTTAGCCGGCGCTCCCCTCCAGCACCAGCCTTTCCTTCAGCCCTGACCAGGCAGCCCACGTGTCCCACGGGCCATCGGGCCTGGCCCCATGAATGCCCCCAAAGCACGTCAGATTCCACAAGCATCCAACTCCAAATTCACGACCTCCCAACCCTCCCCCAGACCCAGGAGTGGCCCCACAGCCTCCCCTTACCCAGGCTTCCTCCcctgccctcggctcctgcatGCATCCAGCACCCAACTACTAATTCTACTTCATAAATGCCATTTCTGCGTCTGCCCACCGCTCCCGCTGGttaagccaccatcatctctctccTGGACTCTGTAATAACCTCCAATCTGGACCTTCCCACGTGGGCCCTCCCCCACACCCTCAGATCATGGCCCCTTCGGCTTAAAGCTTATTATTCAGGGGCTTCCCGTGGTACCTTGGGTCTCCAAGGGCCCTGCCTTTCATTGTGGTctggctctgcctcctcatcctcctccagCCACAATGGCTGGCCTTTAGAAAGTCTCTCATTAACCCCCCACCTCCTACCACAGGGCCTTTCCCCAGTCTGTTTCTTCCTCCCAGAACACTTCTTGAGGTCTCCTCAGGTCACAGACCGAACCCTCCCTTTCACACGGAGCCTTCCCTTTGTCCCCATTAGTTACGTGCTCTCAAGCTTACTGCTGTGCTGCTTGCAGCCGTCTTCTCGGCCCCATGAAGACAGGGACAAGGTCTGTTTTTGCTCATCCTCAGTTTGCTCATTAGGCGCAGTGCCAGGTCAGAGCAgcagttcagtaaacatttgtggaatgaatgaatgagctgtGCACTCAATTCTCCTGGGAGAGACAGgctggtgggggtgaggggctggGGTTTGTAGGTCCCCTGCCTCTGGGGCTGTCCTCAGCCCTGCCTGGCCATGGCAGCCTAGGCCTAAGGCAGAAATGAGAGTTGTGGGGGCTGCAGGCTGGGGGGAGGAGATCGGAACGCCTCCTGATCTAGACCCTTGCCATCTGATCTCCTCGCCCCCAGTCATGCCCTTCCCCTACCTGCCTCCCCCTTAGACTGAGTCTATTAGTTGGTACTGAATGTGTCCTGTGCATCATTTGTTCCCCAGTGctggtttgttgaatgaatatcaGCCCCCGCTCTGTGTCTATTTCATCACCGCAGGGACTTCTGTCACCTGGAAAGCAGTGGACCCTGGGGCCGGGCCAGCCCAGCCCTCTCTGCCCTCCCTTAACCCTTCACTGCTGCCAGGTGCAATCCCACTGCAGTAGGAGAGGAAAACTCCCTGCAGAAATGCAGTTCCCTCCACTTGACaaaagggggaaactgaggccccaaagCTGCCAACTCCAGTATCCTGGCTCCCAGATCCTCTGTTGCTTCTTCCCACTACCCTGGTCCTCAGTACCCAAGCAGAGGTGACGACTCTTTGGGGACAGTGTAGTGGGTATGTTCGCTCTTCTAAAATAGTATGTCCTTGGAGATTTGCCCCTTTCCTGCCAGCCTCTCATGCCAGGTTCTGTACACGCTGCATGCAGACTGAGATCGTGTATTTTGTTCACCGCGTTAGCCCTTGTGCCTGGCCAATAGACTCATGAATCATCGGCTAAGGGTAGAGGagtgatttgaacccaggcctctgTGTTCTCCAGCCTCCCCTTAGACAGCATCTGTAACCCTGAACTGTCACTGGTTGGGGATTCAGTGCCCAATGCAGAGGTCTGTGGATGTTCCTGATGATCACAAGTgacctcccttctccccagcttGATTCAGCACTTACAGAGCTCCTACTCTGGCAGGCCTGGGGATAGCACCAGGGGTTCCAGTAATGAGGTTGGCAGGGGCCTTTGGAGGGCAGGAAACAGCATTGCTTTCCTGTCCTTCCCTGCCCAGATGAGCCAGATGACTCCAGAGCAGAGGGGCTTGGCTAGTGGCCCACTGGTGGGATGAGGTCAGAGACATCCACCCTTCCCCGGGGGACGGTGCGTGTGGTTCTGGCTGGAGACGTGGGCTCAGAGCCCGGATTTTATCTGAGGGAGGAACTGGACCACAAATATGTCTCAGGctgtgggggtggcagggggagggCAAGAGAAGGGCACAGGCATTTAGTTGGCACTAAATGCCAAGCCcatttctcctccttcccccaaggAGTGTAGGAGGGTTAAGAGCGTGGAAGCTGGAGTCAAAGCAATCTGGTCCCACTTCTGACTACTTCTGTGACCTCTAAGCCTGAGTttcgtcatctgtaaaatgaggttagtACCCTACAGTAGTGAGGACAAAATGACAATAATGACAATGTGCATAAAATGCTAatcagggggtgggggtggccggttagctttggatccccttaccaactGGCTgccattgtgatctgagaaatCAGGGGGTGCCAGGGGCTGCAGCTGGGTACCTGGGAGGGGTGAGCACTTCCTCCTGGGCAGGTGGGAAGGTCTGTGGTGCCCACGCACAAGACGGACCCAGCCGAGCCAGGAAAATATCATGACTTTATTTGCTACAGTGATAGCAGCTCTGAGTGGGGTTGGTGGCTGCTGTCTCTACATGGGATGGTTTGACCTGGGGACAATGGTCAGCACTTcccagggtgggggcagggaaggctAGGCCAGGCAGTCTCCGGGCAGAAGTGTAGCAACCACCAACCACAGGGCTGCAGGACGTGGTGGCGGTGACGTCTCTAGAGAGGGGTCCAGCTGGCGGCTCAAGAGGCAGGGAGATCCATATCCAGTGTCCATGTGTCCGATGGAGGCTGCACTACCTCCCGGGGCCGGCAGGCAGCGGCGGCCAGGGCTGCTCGGCCAGCTCCCGCTCCAGCTGCTTGAAGCGCTTCTTGGAGGCCCGTTTGGGCCGAAGCCACCGCAGACAGGCTGGGAGGCACTGGTCCAGCACGCTCTGCAGAGGGCAGGGGGGTGTGGCGGGGCAGCTGGGGTCGAGCACCCCCATGTCCCTCCCACTAACACAACCCGGGGCGGGCCCCACCTCCAGCATGAAAGCCCCCACAAAGTTGAAGGCAGCCAGACCCAGCAGCAGTAGCTTGAAGCAGGTGTCAGTGATGTTCCTCAATGCCAGCGGCCCTTGCAGGAGGCCGGGGACCAGGATGAGGCCCACCAGGATGGAGCTCAAGAGTGCCAGAGCCACCAGGAAGGGCACTGAGGATGGGGACATCTGTTAGCCAGGGAGCCATGCCACTGggacaaggacacacacacacacatgcacacatatatacgcacacacacgtCCTCACTAAACCaccctctccatctctctcccgtCTTTCATCCCCTTGCCTGGTACCCTCTGCCATACAGACACCAGCCCCCCAGAGTCCCCTCCCTCCCTGTACCCACATCACCCCACTGCACCCCACCCCACAGTAGCACCGTTGGTGTAGAGTGGCTGGCGGAAGGGCGCCCCCTTGGACACGGCCACGGCCAGGATGAGGTATTGGAAACTGGACAGAGAAAAGACCACTGTGTTCTCATAGTTGGGCAGGTTGTCGGGTGCGGGCACTGTCCTGTTCAGAGGCACGAACCTGGGGGTGGGGACACTGGGGTCAGAGAATGAGTGTGGGTagatggggcaggggcagggttgGGGGGGTTGGTCAGCTCCCTACTCACCAGGGCTGGGCTGTGGTCAGGAAGTAGCCCCCCAGCTGCACGCCAGCCACCAGGGCCACCTGCAGCAGCAGGCTGCTCAGCACAGGTACGCTGAGCAGGGCCCCTGGTGGCCGCGCCCGCCCCAGCACCAGTGCCGGCCCTGTGCGGCTCATGAGCACCGCGACTGTGGTGGTGATGACCAGGTCGATGGCCAGGAACTGCACATCCCCCAGGTTAGTATTGATCTGACAGCAGGGGAGGGAGCaaagaggggaaactgaggcctgccaGTCCCAGGGAGACTCTCGTCTGATGGGGAGGTCCCACCCCTGCCCTTAAGGGGTGTCATAGGGAAGGCATCCTTCCCACCCTCTGATCTGATGGGGGCAGTACTCTCTTGCCCTGGGCAACCTCCAGCCTGATGGTGGAGGCACAGCTCCTGATCTTAGACAAGGTCCCAGTCTGATACAGGAGGCACTGCTCTGCATTCAGAGTCCCTCCCTTCTCACAAGCCTGATGGAGAAGACATCCATGCTGACCTTGGGGGCCTAAATCTGATGGGGGAGGTTCCCCTACCCACAGCGAACCCCCCAGCTTGACAGAGAGGCTTAGGCTCTGTCCTGTGTAGCCCCTAGGTCACTGGGACATATGGctcctgccctcaggaagctccCAGCTTTAAGGGCCTGGAGCTCTGCAGACACTCACTGTGTAGAGGATCAGGACTGAGATGAACTGGGTCAGGCTGTACAGGGCCATATACTTGAAGACACTGAACGATGTGTCGAGGGAACAACGACCTTCCCTGGGTAGAAGGGGATGGGTGTCAGGGGGCCCAAGCTGGCTGGTGGGCCCTGCTGAGCCCTCACCCGCCGGCCCGGTCCATCTCACCTGATGACCATGGGCACACACTCAATACTGGCCATGCTCGAGGTGAAGGGTGACACCACTGAGGCCTCGGCCTGGGACAGCGAGATGCCCACATCAGCCGCCTTCAGGGCCCCACAGTCATTGGCACCGTCTCCACACATGCCCACGCAGTACCTGACAGACAGGGGTGGGTAGGTGTGGCCTGTGACATGACCCCACCACCTCCTAGACTTGCTGGCAGAACATGAGGACAGCGGACCCCTAATGCTCACATGGTGCTGGatgcacagtaggtgctcagtaaacaatGTGATGATTACTTTTAGCATGATAGACCCAGGAGAGCACGGCCGGGTGCTGTGGGAGGGTGATGGCCCTCTAATGCTCGAGGAGGGATGGGGAGGCCCAGATGAGTGCGCTCACTTCAGGGCTGTGGCCCACACACACCGCGGGGCACTCACTGAAGCTTCTGTAGCTCGCACACCAGCTCTGTCTTCTGCTCAGGGGCCATGCGTGCAAAGACGGTGCCCTGGACCAGGACCTGGGAGCAtagggagggggcagggctgaggcagccagcaggagagagagcccaggagcagggcaggggaggCCTGGGGCAGCCAGGGAGGGTCGGGGGCAGCCCTACCTTGGGCAGCAGCTTGGGGAAGTGCTTCAGGAGGACACCAAAGGTGGACCCGCTGAGGGCCAAGTGGCTGGGTCGGGGGTCTGGCTCCACGGTGTAGCTTGCAGCCTCGTTGGGATCCTAGGGGCCCAGGAAGCTCAGCTTAGCTCCCCCTGCCCACCCTGGACAGCTGGGGCCTGGGTCGGGTGACACAGGGGTGGGGTCAGCGGGTGGGGTGGAACACTGGGTCAGCCTCACCTCTGCCCCGTTCACGGCTATGCAGGACTCCACTGGCAGAAACTCGAGGGAGGCAGGCTGACCGTGCTCGGGATGGGTGGCGTGAATGATGACCAGCCGCTCCTGGGGGCCCACCATGCCGCAACCCTGGGCCACGGTGACTGCTGTCTGCAGGTTGTCCCCTGTGGGGTACAGGGCAAGGTCAGCATTCAATGCTATCCATGAAGGCCATCCTCACTCTGATCCTTATAGACGGGAAAACCGAGGCCAGATGAAATCCACCTGCCATCATCAGCCGAGTGAGCGTAGGTACATtatctctggacctcagtttccttgtctgtaaaactaGGCACGGAAGGGTCTTAGGAGAAACTGGGGACCTGGGCTTGAGCTTACCTACATGTGCCATTCACTGCCGTGTGACTGCTGTGTGACTCTGGTGGAcagtgtgcgtgtgcgtgcgtgtgtgtgtaggggCGGGGAGGACAGAGACAGGACGCAGACCTAGTAGCTCCTGCCGTTTCACTCTTTTTCTTGCTCCATGAGATTGTCACAATCTTTGAGGCTGACATCATTATCCCATTTCTCAGAGGGGGAAACTGGAACTTGGAGAAGTCACCCAGCAGGTGAGTAGCTGGGTTGGAACTCAGGCCGTCTGACACCACACCTGGGCTCTCTGGAAGTCACTCCACtcctctgaatctcagtttcctcaactgtcaAATGGGGGTGACAATTACCACGTAGGAGGGATACTGTGAAGATtcatgaaatgtctgaaaaggaccTGGCTTGAAGCAGGGGCGCAAAAAGCTGTCCCAGGAAGGGACGCTGGGAACCTCATCCTTCTGCCCGGGATAGGGCAGACTGTGCCCTCCTAATCCAGGCCCTGCAGGCCACAGTACCTGTCACCATGACGGTGCGGATGTGGGTCCTCCGCAGAGCCTGGATGACTGGTGCTGTCTGTGGCTTCAGTAGGTTCCTCATGACCAGCAGCCCCTGGAGGCTCAGCTCCCGCTCCACGGTGTCCCTGGAGGGTGGGCCGACCCGGGTCACAGGGCATGCAGTGGCCAAGGCCCCTCTCTCAGCCACCAGGCAGGGGCATCTTCCCTGGGTTCTGTCTGCATGAGAGCCTCCCTCTGCCCATGCCTGGCACGGGCCCACCTTGTCAGCTGCTGAGCTGCCTCCAGGCTGGGTGCAGTGAGCAGTGGCTTGCTGGCCAGGGCCACGACGCGGTAGCCGGCGGCTGTGTAGCTCTGCAGCATCTGTGCAAAGTCGGTGGGCACTGCCAGGGAGAGGCAGGTGTCACTGGCACAAAGAGGTAGGGGCAAGGAGAGAGGCTAGGAGCCCGACCCATTCTGTGCCAATGCCCAGCCAGTGGACTCTGGGGCCTGCCCCCTTCACCTGTATCAGGGTTGCAGAGGGCTGCCACCAGCTCAGGGGAGCCCTTGACGTAGGCCTCGGGTTGAGTGGCCCCCGGCCACGTAACCACCACGCTCATGCGCTGCAGGGTTGAAGAGAAGGGGAAGCGGCAGAGGATGCTAGCTGGCACCAGGGGCTCCTCCTGCAGGGGTGAGAGGCAGCGAGGGGCTGGTTGTAGAGCCCACCCCTTGATCCCACATGCCACCGGCACCCCCTTGCCTCACCGTTCCCTGCAGTTGGGGTTCCTCAAGTGGGGGTCTCATCACTGCCAAGACCTGGGACCCAAATGTTGAGGCTGCAGCCGGCTCCTGCTCCAGGACCTGGGCAGGCAGAGAAGGTTGGCATCTGGGGGCCTTGGCCCATGGAGAGACACAGCAGGAGAGATTCAAGGTGGACCGTGGAAGACTTCCCTCATGGGAGACTGGATGGTGCAGGAGTGCAGAAGGTGTGCCTTGGAATTGGGTGGACTCAACTCaagttctggctctgccacttacaaacTGCTGGCTGGCCATGGACAACTTATTCCAAATctccctcagcctcagtttcctccctgcGAAGGTTTTAAGCTTGCTTGCTAGGGCTATGGGAGGGGTAAATGACACAAGGCCTGTGCAGCAGAgtgctggcacacagcaggtgtccGGCATGTGGCCTTGCTGTCATTATTACTGACAGTGGGCATAACAGGGACCACCCTGGGAGACCCAGAACGAAGACAAAGTGGGGTTCCTTAGGCCCAGCTGCCTGGAGGCAGGGGGCTGACCTGCGTGGCCTCCTCACCCAGCCAGTAGACTCCACCATCTTGAGGTCCATGGGGTCGCCCACTGGCGTGTCTTGGAGCCGGCTGAGGGTGTGGCAGGTGGCCAGTGCTCGGAGCAGGGGCCCCATGGGCAGGTGACGGGGCTCTGGAACCAGTGGCAGGAACGCCTGTCCCTTCATGGGCACCACCCCCATCACATCCAGGCCGTCCTCAGTGAGGGTGCCTGTCTGTGAGGGACAGTGATGAGTCCTGGGATGAGCTGTGTCCTGCTGAGCTGGGCGCCCACGCCCCAGGCCAGGCAGGCCCCATGGGCACCCCAGGAACCAGAGCTGAAGCCAGAGGAGGCTCCCTCTTGCCTCCAGACCTTTGCACATGCAGTTTGCCTGCTGGGTCACCCTCCCCAAGCCCCTCTACTCCTGTCTGGCATCACTTCCTCCAGAAAGTCTTCCTCCTTAATTCCCAAGAGTGGGGCAGTGGTCCTTGCTCTGGGTTCCTACCCATGGCTTCTTTGCCtccccaccatttgtttgtttttgtttatttgctggctggtaaagggatgccaacccttgattttggtgttaccagcaccatgctctatccaagctggctaaccagccagtccaccCACCAAGTGCTCACTGTGGCACCTGGAAGAGGCCCACGGTCAGCACTCAGTGTATCTGctaaatgaatgagtgactgaGTCAATGAATGCCTGCATCTCCCACACTGGATTCCAACTGCTCAGTTACACATCTGGCTCCTTTGCCAGCCTGGGAGCTTTGTGAATCTGATCATGCCCCATGCCCCTCAGTTTACACACTCTCCGTGGCCCCCAACGC
The sequence above is drawn from the Cynocephalus volans isolate mCynVol1 chromosome 8, mCynVol1.pri, whole genome shotgun sequence genome and encodes:
- the ATP13A2 gene encoding polyamine-transporting ATPase 13A2 isoform X3, producing the protein MSADTSPLVGHMPSGYGTLTIETSIDPLSSSVSSVAFSHPRSQRLSGYCGSPWRVIGYYVVVWMMAGIPLLLFRWKPVWGVRLRLQPCNLARAETLVIEIRDKEDSSWQLFTVQVQTEAIGEGSLELPSQSQAEDGRSHAALGAVPEGAWKDTTQLHRREEAKRVLRYFLFQGQRYVWIETQQAFYQVSLLDHGHTCDDIHRSRSGLSLQDQTVRKTIYGPNVISIPVKSYPQLLVDEALNPYYGFQAFSIVLWLADHYYWYALCIFLVSAVSICLSLYKTRKQSQTLRDMVKLSVRVRVCRPGGEEEWVDSSELVPGDCLVLPQEGGLMPCDATLVAGECVVNESSLTGESVPVLKTALPEGPGSYCPETHRRHTLFCGTLILQARAYVGPHVLAVVTKTGFCTAKGGLVSSILHPRPINFKFYKHSMKFVVALSVLALLGTIYSMFILHRNQVPLNEIVIRALDLVTVVVPPALPAAMTVCTLYAQSRLRRQGIFCIHPLRVNLGGKLRLVCFDKTGTLTEDGLDVMGVVPMKGQAFLPLVPEPRHLPMGPLLRALATCHTLSRLQDTPVGDPMDLKMVESTGWVLEQEPAAASTFGSQVLAVMRPPLEEPQLQGTEEPLVPASILCRFPFSSTLQRMSVVVTWPGATQPEAYVKGSPELVAALCNPDTVPTDFAQMLQSYTAAGYRVVALASKPLLTAPSLEAAQQLTRDTVERELSLQGLLVMRNLLKPQTAPVIQALRRTHIRTVMVTGDNLQTAVTVAQGCGMVGPQERLVIIHATHPEHGQPASLEFLPVESCIAVNGAEDPNEAASYTVEPDPRPSHLALSGSTFGVLLKHFPKLLPKVLVQGTVFARMAPEQKTELVCELQKLQYCVGMCGDGANDCGALKAADVGISLSQAEASVVSPFTSSMASIECVPMVIREGRCSLDTSFSVFKYMALYSLTQFISVLILYTINTNLGDVQFLAIDLVITTTVAVLMSRTGPALVLGRARPPGALLSVPVLSSLLLQVALVAGVQLGGYFLTTAQPWFVPLNRTVPAPDNLPNYENTVVFSLSSFQYLILAVAVSKGAPFRQPLYTNVPFLVALALLSSILVGLILVPGLLQGPLALRNITDTCFKLLLLGLAAFNFVGAFMLESVLDQCLPACLRWLRPKRASKKRFKQLERELAEQPWPPLPAGPGR
- the ATP13A2 gene encoding polyamine-transporting ATPase 13A2 isoform X5, with the translated sequence MSADTSPLVGHMPSGYGTLTIETSIDPLSSSVSSVAFSHPRSQRLSGYCGSPWRVIGYYVVVWMMAGIPLLLFRWKPVWGVRLRLQPCNLARAETLVIEIRDKEDSSWQLFTVQVQTEAIGEGSLELPSQSQAEDGRSHAALGAVPEGAWKDTTQLHRREEAKRVLRYFLFQGQRYVWIETQQAFYQVSLLDHGHTCDDIHRSRSGLSLQDQTVRKTIYGPNVISIPVKSYPQLLVDEALNPYYGFQAFSIVLWLADHYYWYALCIFLVSAVSICLSLYKTRKQSQTLRDMVKLSVRVRVCRPGGEEEWVDSSELVPGDCLVLPQEGGLMPCDATLVAGECVVNESSLTGESVPVLKTALPEGPGSYCPETHRRHTLFCGTLILQARAYVGPHVLAVVTKTALLGTIYSMFILHRNQVPLNEIVIRALDLVTVVVPPALPAAMTVCTLYAQSRLRRQGIFCIHPLRVNLGGKLRLVCFDKTGTLTEDGLDVMGVVPMKGQAFLPLVPEPRHLPMGPLLRALATCHTLSRLQDTPVGDPMDLKMVESTGWVLEQEPAAASTFGSQVLAVMRPPLEEPQLQGTEEPLVPASILCRFPFSSTLQRMSVVVTWPGATQPEAYVKGSPELVAALCNPDTVPTDFAQMLQSYTAAGYRVVALASKPLLTAPSLEAAQQLTRDTVERELSLQGLLVMRNLLKPQTAPVIQALRRTHIRTVMVTGDNLQTAVTVAQGCGMVGPQERLVIIHATHPEHGQPASLEFLPVESCIAVNGAEDPNEAASYTVEPDPRPSHLALSGSTFGVLLKHFPKLLPKVLVQGTVFARMAPEQKTELVCELQKLQYCVGMCGDGANDCGALKAADVGISLSQAEASVVSPFTSSMASIECVPMVIREGRCSLDTSFSVFKYMALYSLTQFISVLILYTINTNLGDVQFLAIDLVITTTVAVLMSRTGPALVLGRARPPGALLSVPVLSSLLLQVALVAGVQLGGYFLTTAQPWFVPLNRTVPAPDNLPNYENTVVFSLSSFQYLILAVAVSKGAPFRQPLYTNVPFLVALALLSSILVGLILVPGLLQGPLALRNITDTCFKLLLLGLAAFNFVGAFMLEVGPAPGCVSGRDMGVLDPSCPATPPCPLQSVLDQCLPACLRWLRPKRASKKRFKQLERELAEQPWPPLPAGPGR
- the ATP13A2 gene encoding polyamine-transporting ATPase 13A2 isoform X4; its protein translation is MSADTSPLVGHMPSGYGTLTIETSIDPLSSSVSSVRLSGYCGSPWRVIGYYVVVWMMAGIPLLLFRWKPVWGVRLRLQPCNLARAETLVIEIRDKEDSSWQLFTVQVQTEAIGEGSLELPSQSQAEDGRSHAALGAVPEGAWKDTTQLHRREEAKRVLRYFLFQGQRYVWIETQQAFYQVSLLDHGHTCDDIHRSRSGLSLQDQTVRKTIYGPNVISIPVKSYPQLLVDEALNPYYGFQAFSIVLWLADHYYWYALCIFLVSAVSICLSLYKTRKQSQTLRDMVKLSVRVRVCRPGGEEEWVDSSELVPGDCLVLPQEGGLMPCDATLVAGECVVNESSLTGESVPVLKTALPEGPGSYCPETHRRHTLFCGTLILQARAYVGPHVLAVVTKTGFCTAKGGLVSSILHPRPINFKFYKHSMKFVVALSVLALLGTIYSMFILHRNQVPLNEIVIRALDLVTVVVPPALPAAMTVCTLYAQSRLRRQGIFCIHPLRVNLGGKLRLVCFDKTGTLTEDGLDVMGVVPMKGQAFLPLVPEPRHLPMGPLLRALATCHTLSRLQDTPVGDPMDLKMVESTGWVLEQEPAAASTFGSQVLAVMRPPLEEPQLQGTEEPLVPASILCRFPFSSTLQRMSVVVTWPGATQPEAYVKGSPELVAALCNPDTVPTDFAQMLQSYTAAGYRVVALASKPLLTAPSLEAAQQLTRDTVERELSLQGLLVMRNLLKPQTAPVIQALRRTHIRTVMVTGDNLQTAVTVAQGCGMVGPQERLVIIHATHPEHGQPASLEFLPVESCIAVNGAEDPNEAASYTVEPDPRPSHLALSGSTFGVLLKHFPKLLPKVLVQGTVFARMAPEQKTELVCELQKLQYCVGMCGDGANDCGALKAADVGISLSQAEASVVSPFTSSMASIECVPMVIREGRCSLDTSFSVFKYMALYSLTQFISVLILYTINTNLGDVQFLAIDLVITTTVAVLMSRTGPALVLGRARPPGALLSVPVLSSLLLQVALVAGVQLGGYFLTTAQPWFVPLNRTVPAPDNLPNYENTVVFSLSSFQYLILAVAVSKGAPFRQPLYTNVPFLVALALLSSILVGLILVPGLLQGPLALRNITDTCFKLLLLGLAAFNFVGAFMLESVLDQCLPACLRWLRPKRASKKRFKQLERELAEQPWPPLPAGPGR
- the ATP13A2 gene encoding polyamine-transporting ATPase 13A2 isoform X6, whose protein sequence is MSADTSPLVGHMPSGYGTLTIETSIDPLSSSVSSVAFSHPRSQRLSGYCGSPWRVIGYYVVVWMMAGIPLLLFRWKPVWGVRLRLQPCNLARAETLVIEIRDKEDSSWQLFTVQVQTEAIGEGSLELPSQSQAEDGRSHAALGAVPEGAWKDTTQLHRREEAKRVLRYFLFQGQRYVWIETQQAFYQVSLLDHGHTCDDIHRSRSGLSLQDQTVRKTIYGPNVISIPVKSYPQLLVDEALNPYYGFQAFSIVLWLADHYYWYALCIFLVSAVSICLSLYKTRKQSQTLRDMVKLSVRVRVCRPGGEEEWVDSSELVPGDCLVLPQEGGLMPCDATLVAGECVVNESSLTGESVPVLKTALPEGPGSYCPETHRRHTLFCGTLILQARAYVGPHVLAVVTKTGFCTAKGGLVSSILHPRPINFKFYKHSMKFVVALSVLALLGTIYSMFILHRNQVPLNEIVIRALDLVTVVVPPALPAAMTVCTLYAQSRLRRQGIFCIHPLRVNLGGKLRLVCFDKVLEQEPAAASTFGSQVLAVMRPPLEEPQLQGTEEPLVPASILCRFPFSSTLQRMSVVVTWPGATQPEAYVKGSPELVAALCNPDTVPTDFAQMLQSYTAAGYRVVALASKPLLTAPSLEAAQQLTRDTVERELSLQGLLVMRNLLKPQTAPVIQALRRTHIRTVMVTGDNLQTAVTVAQGCGMVGPQERLVIIHATHPEHGQPASLEFLPVESCIAVNGAEDPNEAASYTVEPDPRPSHLALSGSTFGVLLKHFPKLLPKVLVQGTVFARMAPEQKTELVCELQKLQYCVGMCGDGANDCGALKAADVGISLSQAEASVVSPFTSSMASIECVPMVIREGRCSLDTSFSVFKYMALYSLTQFISVLILYTINTNLGDVQFLAIDLVITTTVAVLMSRTGPALVLGRARPPGALLSVPVLSSLLLQVALVAGVQLGGYFLTTAQPWFVPLNRTVPAPDNLPNYENTVVFSLSSFQYLILAVAVSKGAPFRQPLYTNVPFLVALALLSSILVGLILVPGLLQGPLALRNITDTCFKLLLLGLAAFNFVGAFMLEVGPAPGCVSGRDMGVLDPSCPATPPCPLQSVLDQCLPACLRWLRPKRASKKRFKQLERELAEQPWPPLPAGPGR